A genomic window from Glycine soja cultivar W05 chromosome 10, ASM419377v2, whole genome shotgun sequence includes:
- the LOC114369629 gene encoding uncharacterized protein LOC114369629 — translation MDEDEWMYEIMSEQADMDYENEEACGANEPHVDCSDAFNTSQVFECREDVLRSHINTGSRGRTTFVLIGCERSGEYRCRKKEFIRRDTGTRKCGCPFKLRCKLVVGGEGWTVKFICGVHNHELAKSLVGHPYAGRLTKAEKTLIADMTKSMVKPRNILLTLKEHNANSCTTIKQIYNARSAFRSSIRGSDLEMQHLMKLLEHSWLVVRNHLLKEFSKISKDYIKLFGGTERFEELRMSLLVDGLTKVTTDKWMDITDMGDVIASRYNVIVVSLSKQQSTTFFPLRSQPLANSSLHRIICIGHVYDNHFVEVYLKERCPLPPIALSWSNNCHPQAKPWPNSYISRMQHYKSFVMFKRDYVDINDD, via the exons ATGGACGAAGATGAGTGGATGTATGAAATAATGTCTGAACAAGCGgatatggattatgaaaatgaagaagcatGTGGtgcgaatgaaccacatgttgattgttccgATGCgtttaatacttctcag GTGTTTGAGTGCCGAGAGGATGTTTTGCG GTCGCACATAAACACaggtagtagaggaaggactacgtttgtgttaattggctgtgaaaggagtggtgagtataggtgtaggaaaaaagaatttatcagaagagacactgggactaggaaatgtgggtgtcccttcaagcttcgttGCAAGCTAGTCGTTGGAGGAGAAGGCTGGACGGTGAAGTTCATTTGTGGagtgcataatcatgaattggccaagtcattagttggacatccatatgcggggcgattgactaaagctgaaaaaacacttattgctgatatgacgaagtccatggtgaagccaagaaacattttgctaactctgaaggaacacaatgccaatAGTTGTACGACCATTAAAcagatatacaatgcaagaagtgcatttcgttcttccataagaggaagcgatcttgaaatgcaacatctgatgaagcttcttgaac ACTCTTGGTTGGTGGTCCGCAACCATCTACTTAAAGAATTTAGCAAAATCTCAAAAGACTATATCAAGCTCTTtggtggcacagagagatttgaggaattaaggatgtcactacttgttgatgggttaaccaag gTGACTAcggataagtggatggatataacggacATGGGAGatgtcattgcatcaagatATAACGTAATCGTTGTATCCTTGTCTAAACAACAAAGCACGACattctttcctcttagaagtcaacctctggcaaattcttcattgcatcgtataatttgtatcggtcatgtgtatgacaatcattttgttgag gtttatttaaaagaacgtTGTCCCTTACCGCCTATAGCATTGTCATGGTCTAACAATTGTCATCCTCAGGCAAAGCCGTGGCCAAATTCATATATTAGCAGAATGCAGCATTACAAGAGCTTCGTGATGTTCAAGAGAgactatgttgacataaatgatgattga